One segment of Thermococcus sp. AM4 DNA contains the following:
- a CDS encoding CidB/LrgB family autolysis modulator, with the protein MNPYGITLTLVVFYAFSELHRRKKAVYTNPVLLSIVAISLLLRLGEFSYSSYMESAVFLKFLLGPAVVSLAVPVYKNRALIARYSREIAVGIVVGGTTAMLTAYWIAELLGATGTVLRSIAPKSVTTAIAIGISAKIGGIPALTAVLVITTGLLGNAFAPELLDLFRVRDRIARGLATGVSSHGLGTARIITEDELAGAVSGLAMALNGVFTALVLPYLIEIL; encoded by the coding sequence ATGAACCCCTACGGCATAACCCTCACCTTGGTAGTCTTCTACGCCTTCTCCGAGCTCCACCGGAGGAAGAAGGCAGTCTACACGAACCCGGTTCTGCTCTCTATAGTTGCCATTTCACTGCTCCTGAGGCTCGGCGAGTTTTCCTACTCTTCATACATGGAGAGTGCGGTCTTCCTGAAGTTCCTCCTCGGGCCTGCCGTTGTGAGCCTTGCCGTTCCCGTTTACAAGAACAGAGCATTAATAGCAAGGTACTCGCGGGAGATTGCCGTTGGAATCGTCGTTGGCGGAACCACCGCGATGCTCACCGCCTACTGGATAGCGGAGCTTCTCGGGGCGACCGGAACCGTCCTGAGGAGCATAGCTCCGAAGAGCGTCACAACGGCAATAGCGATAGGGATAAGCGCCAAAATCGGGGGAATACCGGCTTTAACGGCCGTCCTCGTCATAACGACCGGACTGCTGGGCAACGCCTTCGCCCCGGAACTGCTGGACCTCTTCCGGGTGAGGGACAGAATAGCGAGGGGTTTGGCAACTGGCGTTAGCTCCCACGGCCTTGGAACGGCGAGGATAATAACCGAGGACGAGCTTGCCGGTGCCGTCAGCGGGCTGGCAATGGCCCTGAACGGGGTTTTTACAGCTTTAGTCCTTCCTTATCTCATCGAAATCCTCTAG
- a CDS encoding Tfx family DNA-binding protein — translation MSSKSFLTDQQIKILRLRARGLRQSEIAELLGTSRANVSILERRALEKIEKAKNTLLLWEQINSKVSVEVRRGDDIFQIPERLFRKADEIGVKVPYSTAEIIAFLVEHAPVEDRLAKRDFTLFLDSNDRLRVSECILEDFDEIRKD, via the coding sequence ATGTCATCCAAGAGCTTCCTCACCGATCAGCAGATTAAAATACTCAGGTTGAGGGCGAGGGGGTTGAGGCAGAGCGAGATCGCGGAACTCCTCGGCACGAGCAGGGCCAACGTGAGCATACTCGAAAGGAGGGCCCTCGAAAAGATTGAGAAAGCAAAGAACACGCTCCTCCTCTGGGAGCAGATCAACTCAAAGGTGAGCGTTGAAGTGAGAAGGGGAGACGACATTTTCCAAATCCCCGAGAGGCTCTTCAGGAAGGCCGACGAGATCGGCGTGAAAGTCCCCTACAGCACGGCCGAGATAATAGCGTTTCTCGTTGAGCACGCCCCCGTAGAGGACAGGCTCGCCAAGAGGGACTTCACGCTCTTCCTAGACTCGAACGACAGGCTCCGCGTCAGCGAGTGCATTCTAGAGGATTTCGATGAGATAAGGAAGGACTAA
- a CDS encoding CidA/LrgA family protein, whose protein sequence is MRPYRGLAVIFGFYALGEMVSSGLHLPVPGSVLGMLFLLSALLSGAVKLEWVENEAEFLVKNMSILFIPPGVGIVTYLGLIRAQLVPISLALALSFVITLFVTAKTVEVLRR, encoded by the coding sequence ATGAGACCCTACCGAGGACTCGCGGTCATCTTCGGCTTCTACGCGCTCGGTGAGATGGTCAGCTCGGGCCTTCACCTTCCCGTTCCTGGTAGCGTCCTCGGAATGCTCTTCCTCCTCTCCGCCCTCCTGAGCGGTGCCGTAAAGCTCGAATGGGTTGAGAACGAGGCCGAGTTTCTGGTTAAGAACATGAGCATCCTCTTCATTCCACCGGGAGTTGGGATAGTCACATACCTTGGCCTGATAAGGGCCCAGCTCGTTCCGATTTCCCTGGCCCTGGCTCTCAGCTTCGTAATCACGCTCTTCGTTACTGCAAAGACCGTCGAGGTGCTGAGGCGATGA